A single bacterium DNA region contains:
- a CDS encoding ATP-binding protein: MEYTKFKQLIKEGERSNVDFKITCEAFSSARKRENAELVKDVCSMANNGNIASYIIIGVSDDGAIFKSVNNDQLTEEHLQDLIKANLNPIPSVRFFDRKWPKADLRHRNKRFVIIQVGPNARQAYRFSKDIVAYEEKCVFKKNEVWIRRGRICDLATPEEIAKLVKGKDPLEKSDDINIIEYAALEKPAIAETIRNDMLKYFKELNILFKHKKDLIIINLDNNRYCIKPLVLSALNTKDAFVNNYSMTREFEHFSLFITTDSVSKIAFPHHVDIIHPLPWGYYALFNATIKADNWFISNLKRSYFAAFANSLENNPCVALTLKNIKTTNNLRNSLRKTLEYLKESKSAINAINKSKYNINNLLKLFINSPDKFINTSKGGYTSKHRDIKKELLNRAKFVVDNT, encoded by the coding sequence ATGGAATACACTAAATTTAAGCAGTTAATCAAAGAAGGAGAAAGGTCTAACGTTGATTTTAAAATAACTTGTGAAGCTTTCTCTTCCGCAAGGAAAAGAGAGAATGCTGAACTTGTAAAAGATGTCTGCTCCATGGCCAATAATGGAAATATTGCAAGTTACATTATCATTGGAGTATCAGATGACGGGGCTATATTTAAGTCTGTGAATAACGATCAATTAACAGAAGAACATTTGCAGGATCTCATTAAAGCAAACCTCAATCCAATTCCCAGTGTTAGATTCTTTGATAGAAAATGGCCAAAAGCCGATTTAAGACATAGAAATAAACGCTTTGTTATAATTCAAGTAGGCCCAAACGCAAGACAAGCATATAGATTTTCCAAGGATATCGTTGCTTACGAAGAGAAGTGTGTCTTTAAGAAAAACGAGGTGTGGATACGAAGAGGTAGAATATGCGATTTGGCGACTCCGGAAGAGATAGCAAAATTAGTCAAGGGGAAAGACCCTCTTGAAAAATCAGACGATATTAATATTATAGAGTATGCAGCTCTTGAAAAACCAGCAATAGCAGAAACCATCAGAAATGACATGTTAAAATATTTTAAGGAATTGAACATTTTGTTTAAACACAAAAAAGATTTAATTATAATTAATTTAGACAATAACAGATATTGCATAAAGCCCTTGGTGTTGTCAGCCTTAAATACAAAAGATGCGTTTGTTAATAATTACAGCATGACGCGCGAGTTTGAGCATTTTTCTTTATTTATTACAACTGATTCGGTATCAAAAATCGCATTTCCGCATCACGTCGATATTATTCATCCGCTACCATGGGGCTATTATGCACTGTTTAATGCTACAATAAAAGCCGACAACTGGTTTATTTCCAATCTTAAACGCTCTTATTTTGCGGCTTTTGCGAATTCTTTAGAAAATAATCCGTGTGTTGCATTGACTCTAAAAAATATCAAAACAACAAACAACCTAAGAAATTCCTTGAGAAAGACTCTTGAATATCTAAAAGAATCAAAATCAGCCATCAATGCTATCAATAAATCAAAATACAATATCAACAACTTGTTAAAACTATTCATTAATAGCCCGGACAAATTTATCAACACTTCAAAGGGTGGATATACAAGTAAACATAGAGACATTAAAAAAGAATTGCTCAACAGAGCAAAATTTGTTGTCGATAACACATAA